In Bradyrhizobium guangxiense, the following are encoded in one genomic region:
- the boxC gene encoding 2,3-epoxybenzoyl-CoA dihydrolase — MAGEDRRLAGGATFIDFQTEPSRYKHWKLAVDGDVATLTMDVDENGGLFEGYLLKLNSYDLGVDIELADAVQRLRFEHPEVKVVVMRSAKNRVFCAGANIRMLAGSTHAHKVNFCKFTNETRNGMEDSSENSGQRFITVVNGSAAGGGYELALATDHIILADDGSSAVALPEVPLLAVLPGTGGLTRVVDKRKVRRDHADFFCTIEEGVKGKRAVQWRLVDEIAPNSKLEAKIAERAKEFAAASKRNGSGKGIALTPLKRVIDDTSIRYGFVTVDIDRAARIATISIRAPEAAPPADIDGMMAQGASFWPLQVARELDDAILHLRINELEIAMLVFKSHGDRAHVLAADAFLEANKAHWLVNEIRHYWKRVLKRIDVTSRTLVTLVEPGSCFAGTLAELVFAADRSYMLIGTRQGDNRPPPSIELSAMNFGPYPMSHGLTRLQSRFQADSSDVERAEATLGTALDAEQAEELGLVTFALDDIDWDDEVRVFLEERASFSPDSLTGMEASLRFVGPETMESKIFARLTAWQNWIFQRPNAVGEEGALRRYGSGQKPKFDMTRV, encoded by the coding sequence ATGGCCGGGGAAGATCGGCGCCTCGCAGGCGGCGCGACATTCATCGATTTCCAGACCGAACCGTCCCGCTACAAGCATTGGAAGCTCGCGGTCGACGGCGATGTCGCGACGCTGACCATGGACGTCGACGAGAATGGCGGCCTGTTCGAGGGCTATCTGCTCAAGCTCAACTCCTATGATCTCGGCGTCGACATCGAGCTCGCGGATGCGGTCCAGCGGCTACGCTTCGAGCATCCGGAAGTGAAGGTCGTGGTGATGCGCTCGGCCAAGAACCGCGTGTTCTGCGCCGGCGCCAACATCCGCATGCTTGCTGGCTCCACCCACGCCCACAAGGTCAATTTCTGCAAGTTCACCAACGAGACCCGCAACGGCATGGAAGACTCCTCGGAGAATTCCGGCCAACGCTTCATCACCGTGGTGAACGGCTCGGCTGCCGGCGGCGGCTACGAGCTGGCGCTTGCGACCGACCACATCATCCTGGCCGACGACGGCTCCTCCGCCGTCGCGCTGCCCGAGGTGCCGCTGCTCGCGGTGCTGCCCGGCACCGGCGGGCTGACCCGCGTCGTCGACAAGCGCAAGGTGCGGCGCGACCATGCCGACTTCTTCTGCACCATCGAGGAAGGCGTGAAGGGCAAGCGCGCCGTGCAGTGGCGCCTCGTCGACGAGATCGCGCCGAACTCCAAGTTAGAGGCCAAGATCGCCGAGCGTGCCAAGGAGTTTGCGGCGGCTTCGAAGCGCAACGGCAGCGGCAAGGGCATCGCGCTGACGCCGCTCAAGCGCGTCATCGACGACACCAGCATCCGCTACGGTTTCGTCACGGTCGACATCGATCGTGCGGCGCGCATCGCCACCATCTCGATCAGGGCGCCGGAGGCTGCGCCCCCCGCCGACATCGACGGCATGATGGCGCAGGGCGCGTCGTTCTGGCCGTTGCAAGTGGCACGCGAGCTCGACGACGCCATCCTGCACTTGCGCATCAACGAGCTCGAGATCGCCATGTTGGTGTTCAAGAGCCACGGCGACCGTGCCCATGTGCTCGCGGCCGACGCCTTCCTCGAAGCCAACAAGGCGCATTGGCTGGTCAACGAGATCCGCCATTACTGGAAGCGCGTCCTGAAGCGCATCGACGTCACCTCGCGCACGCTGGTGACGCTGGTCGAGCCCGGCTCCTGCTTTGCCGGCACGCTCGCCGAGCTCGTCTTCGCCGCCGACCGCTCCTATATGCTGATCGGCACGCGCCAGGGCGACAACCGCCCGCCGCCGTCGATCGAATTGTCGGCCATGAACTTCGGTCCCTATCCGATGAGCCATGGCCTGACGCGGCTGCAATCGCGCTTCCAGGCCGATTCCTCGGATGTCGAGCGCGCGGAAGCCACGCTCGGCACCGCGCTCGATGCCGAGCAGGCGGAGGAGCTTGGCCTCGTCACCTTCGCGCTCGACGACATCGACTGGGACGACGAGGTCCGCGTGTTTCTCGAGGAGCGCGCCAGCTTCTCGCCCGACAGCCTCACCGGCATGGAGGCGAGCCTGCGCTTCGTCGGCCCCGAGACGATGGAATCAAAGATCTTCGCGCGCCTGACGGCATGGCAGAACTGGATCTTCCAGCGCCCGAACGCGGTCGGCGAGGAAGGCGCGCTGCGCCGCTACGGCAGCGGCCAAAAGCCGAAATTCGATATGACGAGAGTTTAA